The Thermotoga sp. Ku-13t DNA segment CCAAACCAGGTTCATAACCAAGCATGATACCGTTGGTTTCAAGAATGAACGTGCCTCCAACTAGATCGATCAGCTTTGCAACGTGCATGGTGGATTCTTCTCCAAGTATGGGTTCTGCACCACTGATGCGGAAAAGTTTGCACTTGTTTCTTTTTGCGATAGACAAAAGCTTTTCCGCAGCTTGCTTCGGTGTGTAGAATTCAGTTGCCTTGGGATTTTCGTTCCTTCTATAATTCCAGCAATATGCACACAGCAGATTACATCCCACAGCATCCGCAGTGACGATGCCGCCATAATGAAGAGAAAAACGAAAACGATAATAGCTCCTCGCACCGTTCCTCATGACGATATTTTCCACTACCTTCGATTTTTCAACGGGATCGAAACCCATAAAACGTCGCCCCAAGAAATTGTATCCTGTGGTTCACGTTTCTTTCTCCTGGAACTTGATATAGTTTAACGGTACCGGCATCACTTCTCTAACATGCAGGAGGTGTGTTCTGTGAAGCTGTCTCTCAAGGCATACGGAATCTTGCTGGTTGTAGCCATCGCTGCTGTTTCGATGATTCCACTTGCTCTGGTTGCTTCAAAGGCAAATTCCAGCATTGTCAGCAAGGTCACCGAACAGATGTATCTGAACACGCTCGATGGCGCTCTGAACGTTCTGAAAGAATACGTGAAAACCGAGTACGGGACTTTGAGACTCGTGAACAACACGCTTGTGGACAAGGATGGAAAACCCATCAGAGACAGGTTCGAAGTTGTGGACAAGATCAGTCAGCAGATGAACATCGTGGCAACGATCTTTCAAAGAGAAGGAGACGATTTTCTCAGAGTCTCGACCTCCATCCGCAAAGACGATGGCAGCAGAGCCATTGGGACATTCCTCGGAAAAGACAGTGCCGCGTACAAGCCTTTGATGCAAAAACAGCGCTACGTGGGCTCAGCAAAAATACTCGGCAAAGACTACGCCACAGCGTACGAACCTGTTCTTGACGAGTATGGGAACATCATCGGAGTGTTGTTCGTGGGCGTGCCGAAGGCGAAGATCAACGAAATCGTCGCCAACAACAACAGAACCTTCCTGCGCGACATTCTGATAGAGGCGATTATAGTACTCGCTGTAGTCATGGTTATTGGATACATGTTCGTGAACGTGGTGCTCATAAAAGCTATGAACAGATTTTCCGAAATCATGAACAGGATCAAAGACGGTGATCTTGCGTTCAAGATTGAATACAAATTCAACAGCAAAGAATTCTCACAGCTCGCAGAAACCGTGGAACAAATGAAACGTGGACTTGCAGATCTGGTACTGAACATCAGCAAGGTATCGAACACAGTCTCCGAAAAGAGTCAGAATCTTGCTTCGGTCTCAGAAGAACTGAGCGCATCATCGGAGGAACTTGCATCGCAGATGGAAGAAGTCAACAGATCTGCCCAGAACGCATCTGCTTCGATAGAAGAAGTCAACAGTGGCATAGAAGAAGTAGC contains these protein-coding regions:
- a CDS encoding radical SAM protein; its protein translation is MGFDPVEKSKVVENIVMRNGARSYYRFRFSLHYGGIVTADAVGCNLLCAYCWNYRRNENPKATEFYTPKQAAEKLLSIAKRNKCKLFRISGAEPILGEESTMHVAKLIDLVGGTFILETNGIMLGYEPGLVDRLKDLNVLVRMNVKGWDEESFEKVTGADGRFFEYQLEALRHLEGKVRYWVAVMYEIFKEEGIERLKKILPVRCRIEVEYLNTYPFVVENMKKRGFNVQQ
- a CDS encoding Cache 3/Cache 2 fusion domain-containing protein, which translates into the protein MKLSLKAYGILLVVAIAAVSMIPLALVASKANSSIVSKVTEQMYLNTLDGALNVLKEYVKTEYGTLRLVNNTLVDKDGKPIRDRFEVVDKISQQMNIVATIFQREGDDFLRVSTSIRKDDGSRAIGTFLGKDSAAYKPLMQKQRYVGSAKILGKDYATAYEPVLDEYGNIIGVLFVGVPKAKINEIVANNNRTFLRDILIEAIIVLAVVMVIGYMFVNVVLIKAMNRFSEIMNRIKDGDLAFKIEYKFNSKEFSQLAETVEQMKRGLADLVLNISKVSNTVSEKSQNLASVSEELSASSEELASQMEEVNRSAQNASASIEEVNSGIEEVA